A region from the Hydra vulgaris chromosome 08, alternate assembly HydraT2T_AEP genome encodes:
- the LOC136082955 gene encoding E3 SUMO-protein ligase ZBED1-like encodes MTAGMDDALKTCKVLASLTHQSTVAVELLESELDAQGINFRQLRQSVDTRWNSELDCIASVLHLKSAIISLCANEDIFSSKTISASQWKSIEGAVELLAPFKKATETWSAESIPTINIVADSLYLIHDKIDQFIETDGKNGYGVLYAKNLKSCIEKRFPLCHTGNLFSTAANYLNPALKGLHLKLFKKFQTTKEWLASQVKDNVECQPVARVLSADLFPNSKLKGKLNVRLETQESTFELNPILSEMCHYEYLPDAKKDFPILDW; translated from the coding sequence ATGACTGCTGGAATGGATGATGCGTTGAAAACATGCAAAGTTTTGGCTTCTTTAACTCACCAGTCAACAGTTGCAGTAGAGTTGCTTGAATCAGAATTAGACGCTCAAGGAATCAATTTTAGACAGTTACGCCAATCTGTTGACACAAGATGGAATAGTGAACTAGATTGCATAGCTTCTGTCCTACATCTAAAGAGTGCAATTATCAGCTTATGTGCAAATGaagatattttttcttcaaagaCCATCAGTGCATCACAGTGGAAATCAATCGAGGGAGCAGTAGAACTTTTGGCACCATTTAAAAAAGCTACAGAAACGTGGTCGGCTGAGTCTATTCCAACAATTAACATTGTCGCCGATTCTCTTTATTTAATCCATGACAAAATTGATCAATTTATTGAGACGGATGGAAAAAATGGCTACGGTGTCTTGTAtgcaaaaaacttgaaaagcTGCATTGAGAAAAGATTTCCTCTTTGTCACACTGGAAACTTATTTAGTACTGCAGCAAACTACTTAAATCCTGCTTTGAAGGGACTTCACTTGAAGctcttcaaaaaatttcaaacaacaaaAGAATGGTTAGCCTCACAGGTTAAGGATAATGTTGAGTGCCAACCTGTTGCCAGAGTCCTTTCAGCAGATTTGTTCCCTAATTCAAAACTGAAGGGCAAGTTAAACGTTAGACTTGAAACACAAGAGTCAACATTTGAACTGAATCCTATTTTGAGCGAAATGTGCCATTATGAATATCTCCCTGATGCCAAAAAAGACTTTCCGATTCTTGATTGGTGA